The proteins below are encoded in one region of Juglans microcarpa x Juglans regia isolate MS1-56 chromosome 4D, Jm3101_v1.0, whole genome shotgun sequence:
- the LOC121259888 gene encoding 60S ribosomal protein L38-like isoform X1 — protein sequence MPKQIHEIKDFLLTARRKDARSVKIKKSKDVVKFKVRCSKYLYTLCVFDTEKADKLKQSLPPGLSVQDV from the exons ATG CCAAAGCAAATCCATGAGATCAAGGATTTCCTTCTGACTGCTAGAAGGAAGGATGCACGCTCTGTTAAGATCAAGAAAAGCAAGGATGTGGTGAAGTTTAAAGTTCGCTGCTCTAAGTACCTTTACACACTTTGTGTGTTCGACACAGAGAAGGCTGACAAGTTGAAGCAATCCCTTCCTCCAG GTTTGAGTGTGCAGGACGTGTAA
- the LOC121259888 gene encoding 60S ribosomal protein L38-like isoform X2, with protein MPKQIHEIKDFLLTARRKDARSVKIKKSKDVVKFKVRCSKYLYTLCVFDTEKADKLKQSLPPGLSVQDV; from the exons CCAAAGCAAATCCATGAGATCAAGGATTTCCTTCTGACTGCTAGAAGGAAGGATGCACGCTCTGTTAAGATCAAGAAAAGCAAGGATGTGGTGAAGTTTAAAGTTCGCTGCTCTAAGTACCTTTACACACTTTGTGTGTTCGACACAGAGAAGGCTGACAAGTTGAAGCAATCCCTTCCTCCAG GTTTGAGTGTGCAGGACGTGTAA